One window from the genome of Kaistella carnis encodes:
- a CDS encoding DUF4476 domain-containing protein yields the protein MKTISTIGVLFLSLSTFAQEAGKAGELLRNDAKSTEMQTPRNNTSAKTNDKVLDNSKYRNPMKTTSSQPISNNDYRWNYNYGNSEVFLRIPQNGNYTVEVGDQMMSNSTGKFRFFDVQFGTVPIAIYENNFLIYRTNLRLQTYTRLVLDFFPNKGLYLLGNYPVENYLYGITEWDDIWNNPYGNQNGYWNGNSGYSGNVMNNQGFSSFISSVKRSGSFDKDKMSVIKMTARNANFTSQQSYSLLKTMDFDDNKLEVAKLLYTKCVDRQNFYLVFEAFDFSASKMKLTDFISKYR from the coding sequence ATGAAAACAATCTCTACTATCGGCGTATTATTTTTAAGCCTGAGCACTTTTGCGCAAGAAGCTGGAAAGGCAGGCGAGCTTTTAAGAAATGATGCGAAATCAACAGAAATGCAAACTCCAAGAAATAATACTTCTGCAAAAACCAATGACAAAGTCTTGGATAATTCAAAGTACAGAAACCCAATGAAAACTACTAGTTCGCAACCAATCTCAAATAATGATTACCGGTGGAATTATAACTACGGAAATTCGGAAGTCTTTTTAAGAATTCCTCAAAATGGAAATTATACGGTAGAAGTTGGCGATCAGATGATGAGTAACTCTACGGGAAAATTCCGATTTTTCGATGTTCAGTTTGGCACTGTTCCGATCGCAATTTATGAAAACAATTTTTTGATTTACAGAACGAATCTCCGGTTGCAAACCTACACACGATTGGTGCTGGATTTCTTTCCAAACAAAGGATTGTATCTGCTCGGAAATTATCCGGTGGAGAATTATCTATACGGAATTACGGAATGGGACGACATTTGGAACAATCCTTATGGCAACCAAAATGGGTATTGGAACGGAAATTCGGGGTATTCTGGAAATGTTATGAATAATCAGGGTTTTAGCAGTTTTATATCTTCGGTAAAAAGAAGTGGAAGTTTTGATAAAGATAAAATGTCGGTGATAAAGATGACTGCACGAAATGCAAATTTTACTTCGCAGCAAAGTTACAGTTTATTAAAAACGATGGATTTTGATGATAATAAACTGGAGGTTGCAAAATTACTTTATACAAAATGTGTAGACCGCCAGAATTTCTATTTGGTTTTCGAGGCTTTTGATTTTAGCGCGTCAAAAATGAAACTGACTGATTTTATTTCAAAATACAGATAG
- a CDS encoding IS1595 family transposase, with product MNIFSFGVEFSSEEDCISHFKAERDKIGVSCKCGKTDFFWIKSRLSYECKSCRKRTTLRSGTIMENSNLSFLVWYKAMFLMSATKKGFSAKEMQRQLGLKRYEPVWAMMHKLRKAMGKRDERYTLEGMIEMDEGYFTVESRELEQEKGIRGRGAVGKQNVAVMAESTPLENIETGETSKSCRYFKAIVLEDHTAEGINETIKESLAESSIVFTDQSTSYVDISQLVEIHISEKSSKETTKDTLRWVHIFISNAKRNLLGNYHKIKRKNLQLYLNEFVYKLNRRYFEDKLFDRLVIASITGV from the coding sequence ATGAATATTTTTAGTTTTGGCGTAGAGTTTAGCAGTGAAGAGGATTGTATATCTCATTTTAAAGCAGAACGTGACAAAATTGGCGTTTCCTGCAAGTGCGGAAAAACTGATTTTTTTTGGATTAAAAGCAGATTAAGTTACGAGTGTAAATCTTGTAGAAAGCGAACTACATTACGAAGTGGAACCATCATGGAAAATTCCAATTTGTCCTTTCTAGTTTGGTATAAAGCGATGTTTTTGATGAGTGCAACAAAAAAGGGATTTTCTGCTAAAGAAATGCAAAGGCAATTAGGTTTGAAGCGCTATGAGCCAGTTTGGGCTATGATGCACAAATTGAGAAAAGCGATGGGAAAACGAGATGAAAGATACACTTTAGAGGGCATGATTGAAATGGATGAAGGGTATTTTACAGTTGAATCTAGAGAACTGGAACAAGAGAAAGGGATTCGTGGAAGAGGAGCAGTTGGAAAGCAAAATGTTGCAGTGATGGCGGAATCTACGCCATTAGAAAATATAGAAACAGGAGAGACATCGAAATCTTGTAGATATTTTAAAGCAATAGTATTAGAAGATCATACAGCAGAGGGAATTAATGAGACTATTAAAGAATCTTTGGCAGAATCCAGCATAGTTTTTACAGATCAAAGCACGTCATATGTTGATATATCACAACTTGTAGAAATTCATATTTCAGAAAAATCTTCGAAAGAAACTACAAAAGATACTTTGCGTTGGGTTCACATATTTATCAGTAATGCGAAAAGGAATTTATTAGGAAATTACCACAAAATAAAACGCAAAAACCTTCAACTTTATCTAAATGAGTTTGTTTATAAGTTAAATCGGAGATATTTTGAAGATAAACTGTTCGATAGACTTGTGATAGCAAGCATCACAGGAGTATGA
- the lpdA gene encoding dihydrolipoyl dehydrogenase has product MSQFDVTVIGSGPGGYVAAIRCAQLGFKTAIIEKYSVLGGTCLNVGCIPSKALLDSSEHFHNAAHNFADHGIIINEPKADLARMIARKSEVVDQTTKGIQFLMDKNKITVFEGVGSFESATQIKVTKNDGSTETIDSKYTIIATGSKPTALPFITLDKERIITSTEALELKEIPKHLIVIGGGVIGLELGSVYKRLGSEVTVVEFMDKIIPTMDGALSKELNKVLRKQGMKFNLSTGVQSVERNGDTVKVTAKDKKGEEVVFEGDYVLVAVGRSPYTKGLGLEKAGVDLDERGRVKTNEHLQTNVSNIYAIGDVVAGAMLAHKASEEGTMVAELIAGQKPHINYNLIPGVVYTWPEVAAVGKTEEQLKAEGVAIKIGNFPMRALGRSRASGDVDGFIKVIADEKTDEILGVHMIGARAADLIAEAVVAMEYRASAEDISRMSHAHPTYAEAMKEAALDATGKRALHF; this is encoded by the coding sequence ATGAGTCAATTCGATGTTACCGTAATCGGTTCCGGTCCTGGTGGTTATGTTGCTGCAATTCGTTGCGCACAGTTGGGTTTCAAAACTGCAATTATTGAGAAATATTCCGTTCTGGGTGGAACTTGCCTGAACGTGGGTTGTATTCCGAGTAAAGCGCTTTTGGACAGTTCTGAACATTTTCATAACGCCGCGCACAATTTTGCAGATCACGGAATTATCATCAATGAGCCAAAAGCAGATTTGGCCAGAATGATCGCGCGTAAAAGTGAAGTGGTAGACCAAACGACCAAAGGAATCCAGTTCTTGATGGATAAAAACAAGATCACTGTTTTCGAAGGTGTTGGAAGTTTTGAATCGGCGACTCAAATCAAAGTGACGAAAAACGATGGTTCTACAGAAACCATTGATTCTAAATATACGATTATTGCGACGGGTTCTAAACCAACTGCGCTTCCTTTTATTACTTTGGATAAGGAAAGAATTATTACTTCTACGGAGGCTTTGGAACTGAAAGAAATTCCGAAACACCTGATCGTTATCGGTGGTGGAGTTATCGGTTTGGAATTGGGTTCTGTCTACAAAAGATTAGGTTCTGAAGTAACGGTGGTAGAATTTATGGATAAGATTATTCCTACCATGGACGGTGCTCTGTCGAAAGAATTGAACAAAGTTTTGCGTAAACAAGGAATGAAATTCAACCTTTCTACGGGCGTTCAGTCTGTTGAAAGAAACGGTGATACGGTAAAAGTTACCGCGAAAGATAAAAAAGGCGAAGAAGTAGTTTTCGAAGGAGATTACGTTTTGGTTGCTGTGGGCAGAAGTCCATACACGAAAGGACTTGGACTGGAAAAAGCCGGAGTTGATCTTGACGAAAGAGGAAGAGTGAAAACGAACGAGCATTTACAAACTAATGTTTCGAATATTTACGCCATCGGTGATGTTGTAGCAGGAGCAATGTTGGCTCACAAAGCGTCTGAGGAAGGAACTATGGTTGCGGAATTGATCGCAGGACAAAAACCTCATATCAATTATAATTTGATTCCGGGCGTTGTTTATACGTGGCCGGAAGTTGCTGCTGTTGGTAAAACCGAAGAGCAATTGAAAGCAGAAGGTGTTGCCATTAAAATTGGTAATTTCCCGATGCGTGCTTTGGGAAGAAGCCGTGCTTCCGGTGATGTTGATGGTTTCATCAAAGTAATCGCTGACGAAAAAACAGATGAAATTTTAGGCGTTCACATGATCGGAGCAAGAGCGGCAGATTTAATCGCAGAAGCGGTTGTAGCAATGGAATACAGAGCAAGTGCTGAAGATATTTCGAGAATGTCTCACGCGCACCCGACGTATGCTGAAGCAATGAAAGAAGCGGCTTTGGATGCGACTGGAAAGAGAGCGTTACATTTTTAA